The Elaeis guineensis isolate ETL-2024a chromosome 3, EG11, whole genome shotgun sequence region ACTTTGAGTCACCGTCCGAgccgaaagagaaaaagaagccgTTCCCACGAAAAGATGTCCTTCCCTTCTTTTTCCTCTGATGTACCATCCTCCTTTCCACATTATAATATATACACAAACTCAAAGGGCACGGTACATTCCACTTGAATGAAAGATGAACTTTCAAAACCATGGCATCTTTAGGTCCCTTCAAATCAAAAGAAGAATCATGGACTCGCACCTGTTAGGCCCAGCGGAACATTCATGAAGGTGCCGGTCCTTCGCACGGAGCAAAAGTTGGTAGACCTTCCAACAGTAGAATAGTAGATCTCAAGCacaatatacaaaaaaaaaaaaaaaaaaattaatactttatttagtacaaaaaatagataaaaaaatgatagaaaaaaaaagaatgaacaaaaaaaaaaaaatagacaaatTTTTCATCTATCTTCTCGTAAACATGAAAGAATCGATGGTAATGATTCTCTCCTTTGTTAGATATAGAACGAATCACAAGAGGATGGataatatttgtataatatttttattaaactatccttgataaaaatattattattatcaagttataattataattatataaaatttatataaatatttaatttaatacatgatttataaattaattatataaataactaattaatttataatttagtttaaatagttaattaaaaataataaatatgaataaaaaatagaagaaatctaattatttaattataattatgaaaattatatattaaaattaaaataatagctaataaaatttaataatatatgattaatagtatatataaataatatgaatgcaaaagtaaaaaaatattatattttcatcaagaaaaattaataagatataattttatcaattcTAAAGTCCATCATTAAATGTTTCATTCATTCTTCCTTCATCCTTCTAATTTGAAAGGATGCAAAATGATAAGTCAGGATGGatggataattcttttttttcatccatctttattataattttttgaaccaaatgaATGATAGAAGCCATACATCCTTCAATTAATTTTATCTATCCATCCTCTCATGACCCCAACCAAACACAAGGTAAAAAGAAGAAGTTATCTTAGGAAATGCGTAATAGCTTCCTCAAGGACTCCGTATTGATTTATTTTCGCAGCATCACGAGGATCACCAATTCACATCAAGCaaaatttagttaaattaatgTGAATCCTCCAAGCTACCCACGGATTGGCCACCATTTTATACGAGATCACACGTACGAAAGACCATTTGATCATGCAAACTCACAGAATAGCTAAGCGGAATTAACAAAATAAATTCACTCATTTTCAGATTTAAGCAGCATGATAATAAGATAGAGCGAAGAAAGCCAGCCTTGTTACTGAAAAATAAAGCATCAAGCTCTTGCTCGTTCAGTCCACATAGCTAAATACATAAAATTACTTCCTAATCCAACCCTTCCTTCTCTCTTGTCAaagacagatatatatatatataatagtaggAGAAAaacctcttcttcctcaaacaacCACCATGTCCACCACTCTGATCACCATCATCGACTAAGTAGGGGGAACCATCGTTCGTGGAAGTAGGACTGGTAAGAGATCATGAACATGAGAAGCACCAGAACGAGCGCGATGCCCCACGGCGATCCACCGGCCCTATGGAAGGACTCCCTCTCCGGCAAAGGGATGAAGAACGGCACCCGCCGCCGATCAACACCGCTTAGCCAGTGGACGACCAAAAGCAGCACCAGTGGTGACACCATGAGGAAGAGCTTGATTTGGTCGAACAAGCTCTCGAACACCGATTCGTAGCTCATGTAGAATGAGAGGCCAATGAACAAGAAGAGAGTGAGGAGGAAGAAGCATAGGTGGAGTGGCAAGGGAGGGGGTTGAGAGTAAGAAGAGGAATGATAAGGACCATTTTGATAGTAGTAGCTAGTTGCCATGTTTTCTCTCTATAGAAGTGGGAGTTTTGAAGGATATCTCGCTAACTCTCTCTTTGGCTGCACAGGTTGTGTCGAGATCAATGGGGAGACGATGGGGGCTTGGGGTCTTTATAGAGGTTTGGAGTTTGAGTTAGGTTTAAAAGGgcgaaaagaaaataagaagagtGGGAATGGGGGCATGTGGACTTTACTTGGCCTGTGGGGATTCCTCGTCTGAGAGGTCCGGGGGGAATACGTCCAAGAGTTTCATGGCGCGGTGGAGATGGATGCGCCAATGGAGGGGTGACACGTACCACCGACCATGCTTTTGGGAGGGGAATAAAAGGAAAGGCATGGGCCAGGAGTACTTGGGAAGCGTTGCTGGGGCGGTGGCCCACGTAAGGCGTAATTGTTTTCTTCTATCCGAGTTGACAAAACGCACCCACTTTGTGAAAACTCTCTCacataactatttttttagaggaAACTCTCTCCCGTTCCTTACACAAGGGTGCGATTGGATGGGGGCTAGCTATCCGGTTGAGCTTAGTGGCAAATCTCATTTATTAAGCATTCACCTCGGTGTATCGCTATAAAAACGAGCATTTTATGATTAGCTACGTTCATGAACGGCCATATAGTGCATACCATATAGAATATAATTTCTCAATTAATCACTCTAAACtagattatatttcaaaagtGCTATTCAAGCTCGCTACACACATGTTTCAATTTGGCTCAAGCTCAGGCAAAGTTTAGTCATCCTTTTTCCAAGCTTGATTCTTGCCCATGCTTGCTTTCATGAGTTAATTAATATTTTGAGTCTGGTTTGTTCATGACATGAGGTTCGGAAGTAGGCTGAGGCTCCTTGGTGAAAAGCTTGTCCCTGAGTTGAGCTCTTGGTTTCATTCATCACTATGATGCAAAATTGCCATCTTGGTTTCATTCCTAAACCAACATATCTTCAAGACCAAATATAGTAGGAGGCACAAGTGAATGTACTTTTGTTGATAAGAATACAAAGAAATACATGTACAGTGGGTTGTGTACCAAGGTAAAATTAAGTATGAAGAAGAAAATGTGTTTATGCGTACCAGAACTACCTGGACATTGGGGTAGAGGAGACTCGGACATTTAATGGTGAAATAGGACTAGGAAGATAGTCAATTCTGCGCCTGTgctatgaattttttaaaaaaaatcaaggtgATTTTAATAGTTTTAATTAATGAGTGAAGACCTGCTCTTGCTAACCATATAAAAGACAAAACAATCGGAGGAAAAAGTTATGGCTACAAGCATTTTATTTCCGATGAAAGAATTTTCTTGGAGTTCGAGTTGTATATTTGGCATAATGGATGATCGGCCTTCTTTCGTAGCCTCAACTTTTATAAcgaattttacatatatatatatatatatatatatatatatatatatatatatatatttcaaagtatgataaattttttctgtCTATCCATAATATAGATCACATAATCCCAacgtattttaaaaaatatgcaaaACATGATCCAACAGTTAAGGTCATGAAAGAAGAATCATCTTTTCGTACGAAAGATACAATCTGAGTCCCTTAATCTATAGGTAAAAATACTAGGTGAAGTGGGCTCTACGTGCTTAATCTTGTATGGGTGTGAAAAATTCATACTTATCCTATCATTTTGTATTGAAGATTGGCAAAATAGAAGTTTCAAAAGCGATGCAATAaactttttatttattatttgtatataatttttatctta contains the following coding sequences:
- the LOC105041884 gene encoding uncharacterized protein translates to MATSYYYQNGPYHSSSYSQPPPLPLHLCFFLLTLFLFIGLSFYMSYESVFESLFDQIKLFLMVSPLVLLLVVHWLSGVDRRRVPFFIPLPERESFHRAGGSPWGIALVLVLLMFMISYQSYFHERWFPLLSR